One Ranitomeya imitator isolate aRanImi1 chromosome 1, aRanImi1.pri, whole genome shotgun sequence DNA window includes the following coding sequences:
- the ALDH6A1 gene encoding methylmalonate-semialdehyde/malonate-semialdehyde dehydrogenase [acylating], mitochondrial, with amino-acid sequence MLQLRRLLRPSIRIARVNYSSAAVPLTKLFINGHFVESKTSDWIDIHNPATNEVIGRVPQATQGEMEAAVKACERAFPAWSETSILNRQQIFLRYQQLIKDNLKELARLITLEQGKTLADAEGDVFRGLQVVEHACSVTSLMLGETLPSLTKDMDTYTFRLPLGVCAGIAPFNFPAMIPLWMFPMAMVCGNTYLMKPSERVPGATMFLAQLLQDAGAPDGTLNIIHGQHSAVNFICDHPAIRAISFVGSNQAGEYIYERGSRNGKRVQSNMGAKNHGVVMPDANKENTLNQLVGAAFGAAGQRCMALSTAVLVGDAKKWLPELVEKAKKLQVNAGDQAGADVGPLISKEAKRRVCSLIDSGVKQGATLLLDGRSIKVKGYENGNFVGPTILANVTPDMTCYKEEIFGPVLVVLGADTLDEAIDIVNKNPYGNGTAIFTTNGATARKYTHLADVGQVGVNVPIPVPLPMFSFTGSRASFRGDTNFYGKQGVHFYTQLKTVTSQWKEEDATLTSPAVVMPTMGR; translated from the exons ATGCTGCAGCTCCGGAGGCTCCTTCGT CCTTCAATTAGGATTGCACGCGTGAATTATTCCTCTGCGGCCGTG CCTCTCACCAAACTCTTTATAAATGGGCATTTTGTGGAGTCGAAGACGTCCGACTGGATTGACATTCACAACCCG GCCACGAATGAGGTGATCGGGCGGGTGCCACAAGCCACGCAGGGTGAGATGGAAGCAGCGGTCAAGGCTTGTGAACGTGCGTTCCCAGCCTGGTCGGAGACCTCCATCCTGAACCGGCAGCAGATCTTCCTGCGCTACCAGCAGCTCATTAAGGATAACCTG AAAGAGCTGGCACGTCTGATCACGCTGGAGCAGGGGAAGACGTTGGCCGATGCAGAAGGAGATGTCTTCCGTGGATTGC AGGTGGTAGAGCACGCATGTAGTGTGACCTCGCTCATGCTAGGGGAGACCTTGCCCTCTCTGACCAAGGACATGGACACTTACACTTTCCGCCTGCCCCTGGGTGTCTGCGCTGGCATTGCTCCCTTTAACTTTCCTGCCATGATCCCGCTCTGGATGTTCCCCATGGCCATGGTTTGTGGGAACACGTACCTGATGAAGCCGTCCGAGCGTGTTCCTGGAGCCACCATGTTTCTTGCCCAGTTGTTACAAGATGCTGGCGCTCCAGATGgcaccttgaatattatacatggtcAGCACTCAG CGGTGAATTTCATATGTGATCATCCCGCCATCCGTGCCATCAGTTTTGTGGGGTCTAACCAGGCTGGAGAATACATCTATGAAAGAGGGTCTCGAAATGGCAAGAGAGTCCAGTCTAACATG GGGGCCAAAAACCATGGCGTTGTGATGCCAGATGCCAATAAGGAGAATACTCTGAACCAGCTTGTTGGAGCAGCATTTGGTGCTGCAGGACAGCGCTGCATGGCATTGTCAACTGCCGTTCTGGTTGGGGACGCAAAGAAATGGCTGCCGGAATTGGTGGAAAAAGCAAAGAAATTGCAAGTGAATGCCG GCGATCAGGCTGGGGCTGACGTGGGGCCCCTCATCAGTAAAGAGGCAAAGCGGCGTGTGTGCAGCCTGATTGACAGCGGGGTGAAGCAGGGCGCAACACTTCTACTCGATGGCCGCAGCATCAAAGTGAAGGGCTATGAAAATGGCAATTTTGTGGGGCCTACAATACTGGCCAACGTTACG CCAGACATGACCTGCTATAAAGAGGAAATCTTTGGGCCAGTGCTGGTGGTCCTCGGAGCCGACACTCTAGATGAAGCGATAGACATCGTCAATAAAAACCCCTATGGAAATGGCACCGCAATCTTTACCACAAATGGAGCCACAGCCCGAAAGTACACTCATCTGGCAGATGTGGGACAG GTTGGAGTAAATGTGCCTATTCCAGTGCCGCTGCCAATGTTCTCATTCACTGGATCCCGTGCCTCCTTCCGGGGCGACACAAACTTCTATGGCAAACAG GGGGTTCATTTTTACACCCAGTTAAAGACTGTGACCTCTCAGTGGAAAGAGGAGGATGCCACACTAACCAGTCCGGCTGTGGTCATGCCAACCATGGGCCGGTAA